The genomic region GCCAGCCGTTCCGCATCACGTCCTCGATGGGGCTGGCCGAGCTGAAGCGCGGCGAGAGTCAGGCAGTGTGGCTCGACCGCGCCGACCGCGCCCTCTACGAGGCCAAGGCGGCCGGGCGCGACCGGCTCGTCATCGCCCCCTGACGCCTCGACTGCTGGCCCGGCGCCACCGGGCGCTACGACGGTCGGCGGGAGCAACAGCACGGCTGGCACCTGCCGGCCCGGCGCTACCGGGCGACGACCGGCGCCTTGCCGTCGGGGGTCTCGGAGAGGACGACTCGGCTGCCGAGCAGCCGCCCGACCACCAGCACCGCCGTGCCCAGGAACGCGGAGGCGGCGCAGAACACCCCCAGGCTGGCGAACCCGTAGTCCGTCCCCGTCACCAGCCAGCCGCCGATGGTGGTGGACGTGAGCCAGCCGACGCTCGCGAACGTCACGTTCAGGCCGAGGACCGTCCCGCGCACCGACTCCGGCACCGAGCTGAGCGCCGCCATGAAGGCCGGCCGCCCGACTGCGTTGGCGAACGAGTAGGCGAAGCCGAGCGCGATCGAGACGTCCAGGTGCGGCGTCCAGAAGAACAACGGCAGCACGATCAGTCCGGTCAGCACCAGCGACAGCCCGTACATCCCCTCGCGTGAGGCCACACGATCCGCAAGCTGCCCGCCAGCCATGTTCCCGAACAGGTTGCCGAGCGCCACCAACAGCAGCGCGCCCGCCAGCACGTCGAGCGAGACGTGGTAGGTCGAGATCAGGAACGTCGCCTGATACACCGACATCGCGGCGAAGCAGACGCGCTCGGTGGTGCCCGAGATCAGCAAAGAGAGGATGCGCGGGCGCAGGATCGTCTGGAGGGGCGCGCCTGCCGCCGCTTCGCGGGCCGTCGCCTGGAACTGTCCGCGCCGGGGCACCACCAGCAGGATGCTGAGGCCAACCAGGATCGTGGCCGCCGCGAACGTCAGGTGCGCGCCGCGCCAGCCGATCTGCGCGCCGATCAGCGTCGCCACGGGGACGCCCAGCACCAGTGAGAGCGACTGGCCGGTCATCACCCAGCCGAGCGAGCGCCCGCGCGTGGCCGGCCCGACGTGATCGGAGACGGTGGCGAAGACG from Chloroflexota bacterium harbors:
- a CDS encoding MFS transporter, which gives rise to MSTGAAAASRGVWLMIVVLTCGTFLATSSGTTRSPFLLDMAQDLGTDLPAVANLVAIMSVSWGIMSLVAGTLSDRVGRKNILVGAVIGVGAAMVGIGTAQTYPVAVFWALAGGIGGGSFMGTVFATVSDHVGPATRGRSLGWVMTGQSLSLVLGVPVATLIGAQIGWRGAHLTFAAATILVGLSILLVVPRRGQFQATAREAAAGAPLQTILRPRILSLLISGTTERVCFAAMSVYQATFLISTYHVSLDVLAGALLLVALGNLFGNMAGGQLADRVASREGMYGLSLVLTGLIVLPLFFWTPHLDVSIALGFAYSFANAVGRPAFMAALSSVPESVRGTVLGLNVTFASVGWLTSTTIGGWLVTGTDYGFASLGVFCAASAFLGTAVLVVGRLLGSRVVLSETPDGKAPVVAR